A stretch of Paenibacillus mucilaginosus 3016 DNA encodes these proteins:
- the ftsW gene encoding putative lipid II flippase FtsW, which translates to MTPQRRGTPDFFLLFLTFSLVCFGLAFVFSAGMAFRNDDPWYLVFRQGLAVGLGTVAMFFCMNVDYRKFKKWLLPFFVVVVILLLLVPLIGAGADKGARSWIKIAGGFTLQPTEFAKLAVIIYLASIITKKGEKFQEFKRGLVPPLLVIGFISMLIMMQPDFGSTMIILLASAIIIVVGGANMRHVLYLGGAGLVFVVMVVSFYVLTADPGNYKIARLTAYLNPFSDERGSGYHLVHSLFAFGHGGWTGAGFGQSIQKLHYLPEAHNDFIFAIIGEELGFIGATLFLLVYLAFLLRGLVVALRCQDPFGTLVGVGIVSMMGVQAFINLGGVTNTIPMTGVTLPLISYGGTSMLTTLIGIGMLLSISREYNKPEQEVRRSTSVTHRSAAGYFTRGG; encoded by the coding sequence ATGACCCCACAGCGAAGAGGAACGCCCGATTTTTTCCTGCTGTTCTTGACGTTCTCCTTGGTCTGCTTCGGTCTGGCTTTTGTATTCAGCGCGGGAATGGCCTTCCGCAACGATGATCCCTGGTACTTGGTCTTCCGCCAGGGGCTCGCTGTCGGTCTCGGCACGGTGGCCATGTTCTTCTGCATGAATGTCGACTACCGCAAGTTCAAGAAATGGCTGCTGCCCTTCTTCGTTGTCGTCGTCATTCTCCTCCTCCTGGTCCCTCTTATTGGAGCGGGCGCGGACAAAGGAGCGCGGAGCTGGATCAAGATTGCGGGCGGGTTTACCCTTCAGCCTACGGAATTCGCCAAGCTGGCCGTCATCATCTATCTGGCATCCATCATCACCAAGAAGGGTGAGAAATTCCAGGAATTCAAGCGGGGACTCGTTCCTCCTCTGCTTGTCATCGGCTTCATCTCGATGCTGATCATGATGCAGCCCGACTTCGGGTCCACGATGATCATCCTCCTTGCCTCCGCCATTATCATTGTTGTCGGAGGCGCCAACATGAGGCATGTTCTTTATCTTGGCGGAGCAGGGCTGGTCTTTGTCGTCATGGTGGTGTCCTTTTATGTCCTGACCGCCGATCCGGGAAACTACAAAATCGCCCGGCTCACCGCCTATCTCAATCCTTTTTCGGATGAACGGGGGTCTGGCTACCACTTGGTCCATTCCCTCTTCGCCTTCGGCCACGGCGGGTGGACAGGTGCGGGCTTCGGCCAGAGCATCCAGAAGCTTCACTACCTGCCCGAAGCCCATAACGACTTTATCTTCGCCATCATCGGCGAGGAGCTGGGCTTCATCGGCGCCACGCTCTTCCTGCTCGTCTATCTCGCGTTCCTGCTGCGCGGACTGGTTGTCGCCCTGCGCTGCCAGGATCCCTTCGGTACGCTCGTCGGTGTCGGCATCGTCAGCATGATGGGCGTCCAGGCGTTCATCAATCTCGGCGGTGTGACGAACACGATCCCGATGACCGGGGTCACCCTGCCGCTGATCAGCTATGGAGGCACATCAATGCTCACGACGCTCATCGGCATCGGCATGCTGCTCAGCATCTCGCGCGAGTACAACAAGCCGGAACAGGAAGTTCGCCGCTCCACCAGCGTCACCCACCGCAGCGCCGCGGGCTATTTTACCCGGGGCGGCTGA
- a CDS encoding HPr family phosphocarrier protein, with protein sequence MANANNAAIVEISQTANKFRSSIVLQYDNKYIDVKSILGLFTTLLTTSNYDLHVHGPDAEEAKAAMAEVFQKHGLTINSIQD encoded by the coding sequence ATGGCTAACGCAAACAATGCAGCAATTGTGGAAATCTCACAAACCGCTAATAAATTCAGATCGTCTATCGTTCTTCAGTACGATAACAAGTACATCGACGTGAAGAGCATCCTCGGCCTGTTCACGACCCTCCTGACAACGAGCAATTATGACCTGCACGTGCATGGTCCGGATGCGGAAGAAGCCAAGGCGGCTATGGCGGAAGTATTCCAGAAGCATGGTCTGACGATCAACAGCATTCAGGACTAA
- a CDS encoding CBS domain-containing protein, producing MSKSLREIMTTDCAVVTLQDNIFEAAVKMKQEDTGFIPVVDGRKLIGVLTDRDLVIRGYAEKHSGSTAISEVMSGRVVSVGPETTVDEAAKVMAKEQIRRLPVVENGELIGIVSIGDLAVRNKYEDEAGQALSQISEKTHS from the coding sequence ATGAGCAAATCGCTTCGTGAAATCATGACCACCGATTGTGCGGTAGTGACACTTCAGGACAACATCTTTGAGGCGGCAGTCAAGATGAAGCAGGAAGACACGGGCTTCATCCCTGTCGTTGACGGACGCAAGCTGATCGGCGTGCTGACCGACCGTGACCTGGTTATCCGGGGATATGCCGAGAAGCATTCCGGTTCCACGGCCATCTCGGAAGTGATGAGCGGCCGCGTCGTTTCCGTAGGACCGGAAACCACGGTCGATGAAGCGGCGAAGGTCATGGCCAAAGAACAGATCCGCCGTCTGCCGGTAGTGGAGAACGGCGAGCTGATCGGGATCGTATCGATCGGTGACCTGGCGGTCCGTAACAAGTATGAGGACGAGGCCGGACAAGCCCTCAGCCAAATTTCCGAAAAAACGCACTCCTAA
- the cax gene encoding calcium/proton exchanger, with protein sequence MIKRYGFTIGLVLSFLLSAVAHYIGEPAFSPTVQFFISAVAVIFVAGFLGKATESVAHYAGERLGGFLNATFGNAAELIIAIFLVRNGAFEVVKASITGSIIGNMLLVLGLSVLLGGLKFKEQTFNVKLAGHNSSLMLLAVIALFIPAAFTRSLTTLENEELSVIVSGILIVAYLLWLYFSMVTHKNELADEVVEHGEPAWSKGMSVAFLILATVMVAFESEWLVSTLEQFSHQFGLSELFVGAFLIAIVGNAAEHSAAILMARKNKMGAAIEIAIGSSLQIALFVAPLLVLLSLFFGNPMDLVFTTYELVAIGVAAFIASSISRDGNTTWYEGVLLLVVYLIIGIAFYLV encoded by the coding sequence ATGATCAAACGCTACGGATTCACCATCGGTCTGGTACTGAGCTTCCTGCTCAGCGCGGTGGCCCACTACATAGGCGAACCTGCCTTCAGTCCAACGGTGCAATTCTTCATTTCCGCCGTCGCCGTCATCTTTGTGGCAGGCTTTCTCGGCAAAGCGACGGAAAGCGTCGCCCACTATGCCGGCGAGCGTCTCGGCGGCTTCCTCAATGCCACCTTCGGGAACGCGGCGGAGCTGATTATCGCCATCTTCCTGGTCAGGAACGGAGCTTTCGAGGTGGTCAAAGCGAGCATCACCGGTTCGATCATCGGGAACATGCTGCTCGTCTTAGGGCTGAGCGTGCTGCTAGGCGGTCTCAAATTCAAGGAACAAACCTTCAACGTCAAGCTCGCGGGCCATAATTCTTCGCTCATGCTGCTCGCGGTGATCGCTCTGTTCATCCCGGCCGCCTTCACCCGAAGCCTGACCACGCTGGAGAATGAAGAGCTCAGCGTCATCGTCTCGGGCATTCTGATTGTCGCCTACCTGCTGTGGCTGTACTTCTCCATGGTCACCCATAAGAACGAGCTTGCCGACGAAGTCGTCGAGCATGGGGAACCCGCCTGGTCCAAAGGGATGTCGGTGGCCTTTCTGATTCTCGCTACCGTCATGGTAGCCTTCGAGAGTGAGTGGCTCGTGAGCACCCTGGAGCAGTTCAGTCATCAATTCGGCTTATCCGAACTGTTCGTCGGCGCCTTCCTGATCGCCATTGTCGGCAACGCGGCCGAACACAGCGCCGCCATTCTGATGGCCCGCAAGAACAAGATGGGGGCGGCGATCGAGATCGCCATCGGCAGCTCGCTGCAGATCGCCCTGTTCGTAGCCCCGCTGCTCGTGCTGCTGTCCCTGTTCTTCGGCAATCCGATGGACCTCGTGTTCACCACCTATGAGCTCGTCGCCATAGGCGTGGCGGCGTTCATCGCCTCCTCCATCTCCCGGGACGGCAATACGACCTGGTATGAAGGCGTGCTGCTGCTCGTCGTCTACCTCATTATCGGGATCGCCTTCTACCTCGTCTAA
- a CDS encoding YlaN family protein, producing MSSDVLLSLSQKALQLLQEDADKIEKLIEVQMENLTTRKCPLYEEVLDTQIYGLSREIDFAIRAELVQETAGKQILVKLERNLAALYEAMSQNKE from the coding sequence ATGTCGTCAGATGTGCTGCTCAGCTTGTCGCAGAAAGCGCTGCAGCTGCTTCAGGAAGATGCGGACAAGATCGAGAAGCTGATCGAAGTGCAGATGGAAAACTTAACTACGCGCAAATGTCCTCTGTATGAAGAGGTGTTGGATACGCAGATTTACGGCCTGTCAAGAGAGATCGATTTTGCCATCCGGGCGGAATTGGTTCAGGAAACCGCCGGCAAACAGATCCTGGTGAAGCTGGAGCGCAACTTGGCAGCGCTGTATGAGGCCATGAGCCAAAATAAAGAGTAA
- a CDS encoding Asp23/Gls24 family envelope stress response protein: MSEELQTGLIRISDDVVATIAGLAALETPGIAAMSGGISEGLAKRLSGKNAQRGVSVEVGQVEAAIDLRVIVSYGSKIQEVCRDLQENVREAVENMTGLSVVEVNVKVEGVAFRDEETPAPVEDPLHRVK, from the coding sequence TTGAGCGAAGAATTACAAACGGGTCTGATCCGCATTTCGGATGATGTCGTGGCGACCATTGCAGGACTGGCTGCACTGGAGACGCCGGGGATTGCCGCCATGTCGGGAGGCATCTCGGAAGGACTGGCCAAACGCCTGAGCGGGAAGAACGCACAGCGCGGCGTGTCGGTGGAAGTCGGCCAGGTCGAAGCGGCGATCGATCTGCGGGTGATCGTGTCGTACGGCAGCAAGATTCAAGAGGTATGCCGCGATCTTCAGGAGAATGTGCGGGAAGCGGTAGAGAACATGACGGGCCTGTCGGTGGTGGAAGTGAACGTGAAGGTGGAGGGCGTGGCCTTCCGCGATGAGGAGACGCCGGCACCGGTCGAGGACCCGCTGCACCGGGTGAAGTAA
- a CDS encoding YugN family protein has translation MIIENSGLKGLKSDLAHLDQSMEQLGFVRWQWEYYRATYDLQLKDRDSQNDFYLRINTRVETGKLESPHAILYIEDVYIGQGTFPHGVNYQAKIPDYIMKEATSKLAQLKTKLTS, from the coding sequence GTGATCATTGAAAACAGCGGATTAAAAGGACTGAAGAGCGATCTGGCTCACCTCGACCAATCCATGGAGCAGCTCGGCTTCGTACGGTGGCAGTGGGAATACTACCGGGCCACTTACGATCTTCAGCTCAAAGATAGAGATTCCCAGAATGACTTCTACCTCCGCATCAACACGCGTGTTGAAACGGGCAAGCTCGAATCCCCGCATGCGATTCTGTATATCGAAGACGTGTACATCGGACAAGGCACGTTCCCGCACGGCGTGAACTACCAGGCCAAAATTCCGGATTACATTATGAAAGAAGCGACGAGCAAGCTGGCCCAGCTGAAGACGAAGCTGACTTCGTAA